The Ornithinimicrobium sufpigmenti genome includes the window GTGAGGCCCTCGGGGGAGATCCGGTCCAGGGCGGCCGTCGTCGCGCCCGGCACCTCGGCCGGGCGGGTCAGCAGCAGCGGCTGCCCGTGGTAGGCCGCGAGCGCACCACCGGTGAGGGCGTCGGGGTAGTCGTGCCCGCTGGCCAGGTAGGCCTCGGTGTCGAACTGGTAGGTCTCCGTCAGCGCGGCCGCCGTGCCGTAGCGGTCGGGGCCGAAGACCCGCGTGGTGTCCGGGACCAGCTCGGCCAGCTCGGCGACCCGCTCGTCGGACAGGGCGCCGGAACCACCGAGCACGACGATGCTCTGCGGCGCCAGGCGGGTGATGGCCTCGGCGGTGACGCCCCGCAGGCGGTCGGGGTCGGTGAGCAGCAACGGCATACCGTCCCGCCCGGCCACGGCGCCACCGGTCAGCGCGTCGGGGAAGTCGTCGCCGGTGGCGACGAAGAGGACCGGGACGCCCTCGGGGTAGCCGTCGACGATGGCGGCGGACGTGGCGTAGCGGTTGGCGCCCGCGACGCGGACGACCTGGTCCGCGTACCCCTGCAGCTCGGTGAGGACGGAGGCGGAGACAGCCTCCGACCCGCCCATCACGATGATGTTGCTGGGTGCCAGGTCCCTCAGGGCGGACGCGGTCGGCCCGGGCAGCGAGCCCGGACGGGTCAGCAGCACCGGCACCTGCATCTGGGCCATCAGCACCTCGGCGCTCGAGGTGCCGTGGGTGATGGCCTCCGCGACCGGTGCCGGCACGGCTGAGCTCAGCGCGTCGGGGAAGGTGCGGCCGGTCGCGATGATCACCGTGTCGGCGGCCTCGGCCGGGAAGGCGCGGGCGATCTCCGCGGCCGTCTGGTAACGGTCCGCGCCGGCGATCCGGCCGGTCGTGACCGCGTCCTCGGCTGGGGACGCGGGGGACGTCGCGACCGGTGCTCCGGCCGCTGGCAGGGAGGTGGTGGACGATGCCATGGCGGCTCCGCTGGCCACCAGGGCCAGAGCTGCTGTCGCCGCCAAGGCTGCGCGCGGCGGCGCCAACCTACGCTGAGACATGGGGTTCTCTTTTCGTTGGGGGTCACGGCACCCATCGGCGTCGATGTGTGCTGGGACGAAGGTAACCGACCGGTTGTGGGGCCCAACAGGGTCGGCGTGACGCGTGTGACTGGTGTGACGACTGAGGCGCTGGCCGGCGCAGTGTTCACCCGGAGTTGGCGCGAAAGCAACGACCCCCCTAGCGTCGACCGGCACGGCGACATAAGGTCAGGGGGTCGGTCACCGACGTGGGTGCCCGACGTCGCACGACGATGCAGTGACACGACGATGCAGTGATGGGCGGCCGACGACGGCCGATGATGGCACCGGCGCGAGAGCGCCTCGACGAGGAACCAGGGGTAGGGCGTATGCGAGGACCAGGGGGTGTGCGCCGCCAGGGGCGGGGCGCACGAGGCGGCATCACGGTGCTGCTGGCCTGCGGTTTGCTCGTGGGTGGGCAGGCAACGGCGTTCGGCACCGGGCAGGCTCCCCCCGAGCAGGGTGAGGCGCCGGCGCAGCCCGCGCCCCCCGTCGAGCCGGTCGAGCCTGTCGCCCCGCCGGCCGACGGCGGCGACCAGCCGGCCGAGCCCGGCAACGGGCTGACCTATGTCGGGGGTTTCGTCGCCAACGGGCACGCCGCCGGACCCACCACGTTCAGCCCTCTCCCCGCCGACGAGGCCTTTCCCGTGCCCGCCCCGCCCGTCAACGAGGTCCTGCCCGTCGAGGTCGACGAGCTGGGCCCCTACGTCCGGCAGATCTCCTGCGACCCGCAGGACCGGCCTGGGATCACCGCCTTCGCGATGCTCATCGGCGACCACTACGACCGTCCCGCCTACAGCGGCTCCCGTCCGTGCGTCGCCTACAACAGCTTCCACCACGACGGCCGCGCGCTGGACTGGGCGCTGAACGCCTACGACCCCATGGACCGCCGCCTCGGCGACGCCGTGGCCCTGTGGCTGACCGAGAACGACGGCGAGATGGCCGCCCGCTTCGGCATCGAGAACCTCATCTGGAACCGGCAGGTCTGGGACCGCTGGAACGGCTGGCAGGTCTACGCCGGGCACCCCCACGACGACCACATCCACTTCGCCTTCACCTGGGACGGCGCCCAGATGAACACCTCGTGGTGGACCGGCGTGGCCGTGACTTCGCCCGACCTCGGCCCGTGCGAGATCGCCGGCCAGTACTCCGCCCTGCACGTCTTCCCGCGCCGCCAGGCCTGCCCCAGCACCGACTTCCTCCCCCCGCTCACCGGGTTGCCCGAGGTGCAGCCGGGCGGCGCCGACACCGGGTTGGCGACCCTGCAGGAGAAGCTGGGCGTCCCGGTCACCGGCGTCCTGGACACCACGACGCGCAACGCCCTGGTGCAGTGGCAGCTCGAGCACGACGTGCCGGCCACCGGCGTGCCGGACGATCTGACCCAGGCCGGGCTGCAGGGCTGGACGCTGCCCGACCTCGCGCTCGGTCTGCAGGAGCTCCTGCCGCAGGAGTGGCAGAAGACCGAGTACACCCCCTACCTGCGCACCACGCTGACGGAGGGTGACACCGGTCCGGCGGTCGTGCTGCTGCAGGAGGCGCTGGGTGCCGAGCCGGACGGTGACTTCGGCCCCCTCACCGCGGAGGCGCTGCGCGAGTGGGAGGACTCCGTCCCGGTCCTGCAGATCCAGGCGGAGCGCCGCGGCGAAGGACCAGCGGTCGTCACCCCGTTGACCTGGACCCTGCTGGAGCGGGCCGTCCACCCGACCATCGACGTGCGCGAGCTCGAGCTGCGCGAGGGCGATGTCGACCAGGTGGCCGACCCCGAGGGTGCCCGGGCGACGCAGGCGCCGCGGTCTGGCGAGGACGGCGCCCCGGTCCCGACCTACGCCGGCGGCGCGGTCACCTTCCTGCAGACGCTGCTGGGCATCGAGGCGGACGGCGACTTCGGGCCGAAGACCGCCGAGGCGGTGCGCGAGGTCCAGGAGGCCGCCGAGCTGGAGCCGACCGGCGTCGTCGACGGCCCGACGTGGAGGGCGATCGAGGTCGAGGCGGTCGAGGCCGGCCACGCACCCGGGCCCCCGGGGCTGGCGGCCCAGCGGGAGCGCGAGGCGATCGAGGAGGCGGAGCGAAAGGCCGAGGAGCAGGCCCGTCGCGAGGCCGAGGAGGCCGAACGGGAACGTGCCGCCGCGTTCCGCGCGTCCCTGGCGAACGCGTCGCGCTGACGCCCGGATGTCCATGACTGCGGCCCGCTCCCGACGCCGCGCCACCCGGCGCACCGCCCTGGCCGGCGTGCTCGCGACGGGTCTCGCAGCCACCCTGCTGGCCGGCGCCGACGGAGCACCCGCCGGGGCAGGCCCACCGACCTCCCGCCTCCCGGTCGACGTCAGCGCACCGGCCGCGTCTGCCACAGCCGT containing:
- a CDS encoding peptidoglycan-binding domain-containing protein, with translation MRRQGRGARGGITVLLACGLLVGGQATAFGTGQAPPEQGEAPAQPAPPVEPVEPVAPPADGGDQPAEPGNGLTYVGGFVANGHAAGPTTFSPLPADEAFPVPAPPVNEVLPVEVDELGPYVRQISCDPQDRPGITAFAMLIGDHYDRPAYSGSRPCVAYNSFHHDGRALDWALNAYDPMDRRLGDAVALWLTENDGEMAARFGIENLIWNRQVWDRWNGWQVYAGHPHDDHIHFAFTWDGAQMNTSWWTGVAVTSPDLGPCEIAGQYSALHVFPRRQACPSTDFLPPLTGLPEVQPGGADTGLATLQEKLGVPVTGVLDTTTRNALVQWQLEHDVPATGVPDDLTQAGLQGWTLPDLALGLQELLPQEWQKTEYTPYLRTTLTEGDTGPAVVLLQEALGAEPDGDFGPLTAEALREWEDSVPVLQIQAERRGEGPAVVTPLTWTLLERAVHPTIDVRELELREGDVDQVADPEGARATQAPRSGEDGAPVPTYAGGAVTFLQTLLGIEADGDFGPKTAEAVREVQEAAELEPTGVVDGPTWRAIEVEAVEAGHAPGPPGLAAQREREAIEEAERKAEEQARREAEEAERERAAAFRASLANASR